Within Verrucomicrobiota bacterium, the genomic segment ACCACGGGATCGGGATCATGATTGCGTTCACACCCCAGCGCGAGCCACAGAAATCGGCCAGCGTGGAGATCTTGAGAATGTCGCCGTTGCGGATCTGCACGTTGAGCACACGCGCGTCGGAGACCCCGACCGCCCACGACGAAAGCACGTCGCCGCGATGGCGGCCCGGGACGGCGAAGTGGCCCTCGGTCATGGCCAGCTTGACATGCGAGCCGGCGATGTCCTTGCGCATCTCGTCGAGCTTCTGCTCCATCAGCGCCGGCACCGCCATCAGCGCCGCCCATGTCGCGGCCCCGTCTTTCCGGTACTCGTCCTGGTGCAGAGGGGCGAACTGCGGCTGGCTGCCCCAGTGGTGATGGAACGCCAGGTACTGGATATGTTCACCGGCCACTTCGATTACGCGCGGCGCCCACCCCGAGTCGCCCCACGCAATGAGCCCGATGTCCGGATCGGCCTTGTGCATCGCTTTGGCGAACGCCACCGTGCGCTTGGCCGACGTTTCGCAGTCGAAGCCGTCCTTGCCGTACGACGTCTCGTTGCCGATCTGCCAGAGGCGTACGTCGAACGGCACCTTCGCGCCGTTGGCGATCCGCTTCCGGTTCTTCGGGTTGTTGCAGTAGTCGACCCACTCGGCCGCTTCCTTTGGACCCGCGCAACGCGGCCGGCCCATCCAGTCGCGGCGCCAGGCGTCGTAGCCGTCGCACTCGAAATTGACCGCAAGGAGCGGATCGGCGCCCGTCTGGCGGCAGAAGCTGATGAACTCATGCGTGCCGATCTGGTTCGACTCCATACCCGACCACATGATGTTGTGCATCGGCACCCGCTTGGCTCGCGGCCCCACCGCCTCCTTCCAGCGGTAGAACGATGTCAGGATCCCGCCTGGCCATCGGATCAGCCCGGGCTTGAGCTCCTTGGTCACCGCGATCACGTCCTCGCGCCACTCCTGCTTGTGCCAGTTCCACGCCGCCTCGACAGAGCTGTCCGTGTCCCCCAACGGCTCCATGAACTGCATGAACAAGTACGGCGAAATCTCGTGCCCCGCCGCCGGATTGACCGTGATCGTCTTCGCCTTCATCGCACTCGTCTCTGCCATCGTGTCTTTCTCCCGGTGTCCTCAGAG encodes:
- a CDS encoding alpha-L-arabinofuranosidase, producing the protein MAETSAMKAKTITVNPAAGHEISPYLFMQFMEPLGDTDSSVEAAWNWHKQEWREDVIAVTKELKPGLIRWPGGILTSFYRWKEAVGPRAKRVPMHNIMWSGMESNQIGTHEFISFCRQTGADPLLAVNFECDGYDAWRRDWMGRPRCAGPKEAAEWVDYCNNPKNRKRIANGAKVPFDVRLWQIGNETSYGKDGFDCETSAKRTVAFAKAMHKADPDIGLIAWGDSGWAPRVIEVAGEHIQYLAFHHHWGSQPQFAPLHQDEYRKDGAATWAALMAVPALMEQKLDEMRKDIAGSHVKLAMTEGHFAVPGRHRGDVLSSWAVGVSDARVLNVQIRNGDILKISTLADFCGSRWGVNAIMIPIPWWNGPAFMMPVARVMSLYRRHIGKRICDVQAPAGLDTIASRTGKTVYVHVVNTDRTRPADATFRVDGHTVGSGKVWQIADDPAREIWEGKTGVFAPTEHTLPANSTWTFPPASVSAVELKIKS